The genomic region TCCTGTTCCCCAGACGCCACGTCGAGAGCTTTGCGCGCGGCCACCGCTTCCCCAGGCGCCGGCACGAAACCGTGCGCGCTCGCGTCCGTGGCAGGCGCGCGCTCCACCTCGTCTCCACCCGGTGCGAGATCGTCCACCTGATGCACAAACTCGAAGGACGCGACCGGGGCATCCGCTGCCGAGATCGACGGTGGTGGCGCCGTGTCGCCGACTTCGGGCGATCCCGCCGGCATCTCGTCGGCCGCCTGGCTTGACGGCAGGAACTTGTCGAACTCGGCCAGCCGAGGGCTCATCGGCTCCGGCGATTCGCCCGCACCCTCTGAGGTGTCGCCAGTGGCGTCCGGGCCGCCGCGAGCCTCTGGAGTTCCGTCGTCCGAGCGCTCCGCGCGCCCGGCGGTCGTCCCCTCTGCCTCGCCGCGAAGCGCGAGATCAAAGGCCGGATCGGCCAACGGCGACAGAAGATGCGCGTCCGCCGGCGCGACCGGTTCAGGTGACGGTACCGCCTCATGCACTTCCTGAGCGCCGCAGCGGAACAGGTATCCTTGGGATCCGTTGAGCCCGTGCACCTCGAGCCAACCGCCCAAATGGAGCCATGCGTCGCCCGTGACATCCAGCTGTACGCCGGCCAACCGGCTCTTGACGTTCAGCACGCCGCTCTGCTGAGCAGATGCCGGGACGCGCAGCAAAAACGGAAGCCGCTGGTGCACGTGAACCACGTCGCCGCTCGTGGCCTTCTGGACATAGGCCGCGAAGACGATCGCGCCTTCAAGTTGGTACGTGTCGCGGTCCTGATCGAACGCGACGATTTCCGTCGCGACGGTCGCATCTTGTACCGTATCGCCGGAGGCGACTTGTTCGGCGTAGACTTCTTGATCGACCGGGAGCCGAATCAAGAGTTCGCGCGAAACTTCGGACATTCGAGCCCCTCCCCAAACCGCAGGATTCCACCACCAATCTATGTCCCGCCTCCGCGAGATATGTCGATGATGGCGCGGTTCGAAGGAGGTGTGCGGTCCTTGTCGCCCGCCGCGGCCGCACGACGTCCTCCGCGCTCGAGGCCTCGGCCGCCGCGCGACAGGACACGTGAACCTCAGCCTCGTTTCCCCGCAATTCTCGGAAAGACGCGCTCCATGGCCGCGATGGTCTGCTCGATCTCGTCCTCTCCGTGCACCATCGACATGAAGCCGCTCTCCAATTGCGCCGGCGCCAAGGACACGCCTTCCTTCAGCATCTCGTGAAAGAACGCCGCGTAGAGGGACGAATCGGACGCCTTGGCGCTCTCAAAGTCCACGATGGGACCCTCGTGGAAGAATAGGCCAAACATGCCGCCGATGGCGTGGCCTGTCGCGTTCAATCCGTGCTTCGAGGCTAAATCACAAAACGCGTCTGCCAGCCTGCGCCCGTAGCGCTCAAGCCGATCATAGGCGCCCTCCTGCGCCGCGCGCTTCAGCATCCGAATGGAGGTTAAACCTGCCGCCATGGCGAGCGGATTGCCGGAGAGCGTGCCCGCCTGATAGACGGGGCCCTCCGGTGCGACGAGGGACATGAGGTCGCGGCGACCGCCGTAGGCCCCAACCGGCAGGCCCGCTCCGATGACCTTGCCGAATGTCGTGAGATCTGGGATGACGCCAAAGCGCGCCTGGGCGCCGCCCAATCCGACGCGAAAGCCCGTGATGACTTCGTCAAAGATGAGCAAGGCGCCGTGGCGGCGCGTGATCTCGCGCACGGCCTCCAAATACCCCGGCCGCGGCAGAACGCAGCCCATGTTGCCTGCGACCGGCTCCAGGATGACGGCCGCGATCTCGTCGCCGCGATCGGCAAACAGCCGCTCCATCGCCACCGCGTCGTTGTACGGCACGGTCAAGGTGCGCTCCGCGACCGAAGACGGCACGCCTGGGGAATCGGGCAGCCCGAGCGCCGCTACGCCCGATCCGGCCTTGACGAGGAACGGGTCCGCGTGGCCGTGGTAACACCCGATGCACTTGACGATGTACGACCGGCCCGTGGCCGCCCGCGCGAGGCGGATGGCGCTCATGGTGGCCTCCGTCCCGCTCGAGACCATGCGCACCTTCTCGACCGAAGGCACCAGTTCGACGATCTCCTCCGCCATCTCGGTCTCGAGCTCCGTGGGCACGCCGAAGCTGGTCCCGCGCGCAGCCGTCTCGGCAATGGCGCGCACGATTTCGGGGTGAGCGTGCCCCCAGATGAGCGGCCCCCAGCTCATCAGATAATCGATATAGCGGTTCCCGTCGATGTCGTACAAGTACGGCCCTTCGCCGCGATTGGCGAAAAACGGCGTGCCGCCCACCGCGCGAAACGCCCGCACCGGAGAATTGACGCCTCCCACCAGCACACGCTCCGCGCGAGCAAATGCCTGCTTCGAACGCTCTCCGACCATCCTTGTCCCCCCTCAGCGCGCCTCTTCGCGCAGCCAGCGAAGCACGTCGGGCGCATGGTACGTCAAGATCAAGTCGGCGCCCGCGCGCTTGAACGACGTCATCATCTCCATCACGACGGCCCGCTCGTCGATCCAACCGTGCCCAGCCGCGGCCTTGACCATGCTGTACTCGCCACTCACGTTGTAGGTCGCGATGGGCACGTCCACCGCCTCGCGCAGGCGAGCCGTCACGTCCATGTACGCGAGCGCCGGCTTCACCATGATCATGTCGGCTCCCTCTTCGAGGTCCGACCTCGCCTCGCGCATCGCCTCGCGGCCGTTGGCGGGGTCCATCTGATAGCTCTTGCGATCGCCGAACTGGGGCGCGGAGTCGGCCGCTTCGCGAAATGGCCCGTAGAACGACGAGGCGTATTTCACCGCGTACGAGAGCACGATCACGTCCTCGTAACCGTGCGCGTCGAGCGCCTGGCGGATCGCCGCCACCCGCCCGTCCATCATGTCAGATGGCGCGACGATATCGGCCCCCGCCTGGGCGTGCGATACGGCTGTCTTGGCCAACAGCTCGAGCGTCGGGTCGTTCACAATCTTCCCATCGCGAACCAAGCCGCATTGGCCGAGCGGATTGTACTCGCAGAGGCACACGTCCGTCATGATGACCAAATCCGGGTTCTCCGCACGAATCGCGCGAATCGCCTCCTGCACGACGCCGTGCTCGTGGTAAGCGGACGAGGAAAGTTCGTCCTTTTCGCGCGGAATGCCGAAGAGAATCACCGACTTCAGGCCGAGCTCCGATAGCGCGACAATCTCGCGGCGCAGCGCGTCAAGCCCGTAGCGGGCGATTCCCGGCATGGACGAGATGGGAGACGTGCCTTGGAGGCCCTCCTCGACGAACATCGGGTACACGAGATCGTCCGCGTGCACGCGGTGCTCCCGGACGAGATCGCGCAAAAAGGGGGTGCGGCGCAAGCGGCGGTGACGGCGAAACTGGCTCATGTCAGTCATCACGCTCCCATGGGATATAAGGTCTCGAGATAGCCGAGCAGCGCTTCATGCGACGGCTCTGGCGGAGGATCGAGATGCCAGACGCCGAGCTCGTCGAGGGCTTTGGCCGTCGTCTGGCCAAAGGGTAAAAAGACAAAGCGCCCCGATGCCAACCATTCGCCGCGAGAGGGGTGCGCCCCGATGGCAGCTACGGCGGACGGGCTGAACAGGACGACCACGCCGCCTTTCTGTGCGGCCAGCCGTTCTACCGCCTCGGGACGAAGAAGCGTGTCGTACACCATCCACGCTTCCACGCGCCGTCCGGCGCGGCGCAGGGCGTCGGGAAGCGCCTCGAGCGCGAGGTTTCCGCAAGGAAACACAAAGTCAAGCGAGGGAGGGCACGACGCGATGAGGCGATCGGCAAACTCCGAAGCGCCGCGCACGCCTGGAAAATGATGCGCGCGGTTGTGGACGGCGCGGAGCTCCCGCCACGTCGCTTCCCCGAGCGCGAACGCGAAGGGCGCCGCCCGCAGCCGCTCGGCGGCGGGTTCAAAGGATCGGATGGCGCGTATGGCGGCCGCCGACGTGAACACCCACGCCGCGGGGCCCGATGCCGCGTGAGGGAGCCGCCGCACGGCGTCGATGCGCGTCACCGTCTCCACCAGAGGCACATGTTCCGCGGCAAAACCGCGGCGGCGAAGGGTGGCAGCGAGCGAGGCACCGCGATCTCCTGACTGGGTCACGATGACGGGAGGGCGCGCCACGTCAATCCCCCCGACTCGGCTTGAGCCAGGCGGCTGCGCCTTGACGCAGCATTTCCTCTGCCACCTCGGTGCCGAGCGCGCGGGGGTCGGTCCCGGTGCGCTCCACCTGCAGGTGGCCTTGGCCGGCCGGATCGGCCACGAAGGCGACGAGGCGCAACTCGCGCCCAAACGCCTCTGCGTACGCGCCCATCGGCACCTGGCAGCCACCCTCCAGCCTCGCGAGAAAGGCGCGCTCCGCTTCGACCGATCGCGCCGTCTCCGGGTCGTCGATGGCGCGCAGATGGCGCAACAGCTCGGCGTCGTCCGCCCGGCATTCGACGGCCAGCGCCCCCTGGCCCACCGCGGGGACGAACGAATCGGTCGGCAGGTATTCCGTGATCCGGTGGGCTAAGCCCAAGCGATGGAGCCCGCTCGCCGCCAGGACAATGGCGTCAAAACGCCCCTCGTCGAGCCGCCCGAGCCGCGTGTCGACGTTGCCGCGCAAAGCCTCCACCTGCAAATCGGGGCGAACACGGCGAAGCGCCGCCTGCCTGCGCAGGCTGCTTGTCCCCACGCGCGCGCCGGGCGGCAGGCTGGCGAGGCCGCCCCCCGTTCGGCTGATGAGGGCGTCCCTCGGATCCTCGCGGCGGGGCACGGCTCCGATGACCAGGCCGTCGCGCAGCGCAAAGGGCACGTCTTTGAGACTGTGCACGGCGAGATCGGCGTCCGCCCGAGCGATGGCGTCCTCAATCTCGCCGACAAACAGCCCCTTGCCACCGACCTCGGCCAGCGCCCGGTCGACGATCTCGTCACCCCGCGTGCGGATGGGGACGAGATCGAATTCGGCGTCTTGCACCACCTGCTTCAAGAGACTGATCACGTGTTTCGTCTGCGTGAGCGCGAGCGCGCTCCGCCTCGTCGCGACGCGTAAGGTGCGCAACCTGGATCCTCCCTCGAGTCATGGCAGCCTTCCGCCAATAAACAGCAGGTTGGTCAATACCACGACAAAACAGATGACTTGAAACAGCATCATGGCGCGCGTCGCAGCCTTCCGGCTCATGCGCCAAACCAAGTAGCTGATGTACAGGATGAGACAAAAGGCCGTCACCCTAAACTTGGGCCAGGTGAGCAGCCAGTGGTGCAGGACCAACTCTCCCCACCAGCATCCGGTGATCATGGCCAGAAACAGCAAACCCGCCCCCGTCGCGCTCATGAACAGCGCCAGGCTGTCGAGCGTGGCGAGCGAAGGCAGGTGTAGATACCACCGGTCGAACAGGCGCCGGCGAAGGCGAGCGTCAAGCGCGAGATGCATCAAGGCAAACGAAAAGCTGAAGGCAAAGGCCGTGTCCCCGAGCACCGCCAACGCGACGTGAAGGGCCAACAGGCTGGATGCCGAGAGAAACGGAACCTGCGACTGGCTCTGCAAGCCTCCCGCGACAAGGGCAAGGCCAAATCCCACCGCGTTCAGCACCAGCGAGACCGGGCTTGAAGCGCTGCCGCGCCCCATCGCCACCGTGACCG from Alicyclobacillus vulcanalis harbors:
- the hemB gene encoding porphobilinogen synthase; the protein is MSQFRRHRRLRRTPFLRDLVREHRVHADDLVYPMFVEEGLQGTSPISSMPGIARYGLDALRREIVALSELGLKSVILFGIPREKDELSSSAYHEHGVVQEAIRAIRAENPDLVIMTDVCLCEYNPLGQCGLVRDGKIVNDPTLELLAKTAVSHAQAGADIVAPSDMMDGRVAAIRQALDAHGYEDVIVLSYAVKYASSFYGPFREAADSAPQFGDRKSYQMDPANGREAMREARSDLEEGADMIMVKPALAYMDVTARLREAVDVPIATYNVSGEYSMVKAAAGHGWIDERAVVMEMMTSFKRAGADLILTYHAPDVLRWLREEAR
- a CDS encoding uroporphyrinogen-III synthase, with protein sequence MARPPVIVTQSGDRGASLAATLRRRGFAAEHVPLVETVTRIDAVRRLPHAASGPAAWVFTSAAAIRAIRSFEPAAERLRAAPFAFALGEATWRELRAVHNRAHHFPGVRGASEFADRLIASCPPSLDFVFPCGNLALEALPDALRRAGRRVEAWMVYDTLLRPEAVERLAAQKGGVVVLFSPSAVAAIGAHPSRGEWLASGRFVFLPFGQTTAKALDELGVWHLDPPPEPSHEALLGYLETLYPMGA
- the hemL gene encoding glutamate-1-semialdehyde 2,1-aminomutase, yielding MVGERSKQAFARAERVLVGGVNSPVRAFRAVGGTPFFANRGEGPYLYDIDGNRYIDYLMSWGPLIWGHAHPEIVRAIAETAARGTSFGVPTELETEMAEEIVELVPSVEKVRMVSSGTEATMSAIRLARAATGRSYIVKCIGCYHGHADPFLVKAGSGVAALGLPDSPGVPSSVAERTLTVPYNDAVAMERLFADRGDEIAAVILEPVAGNMGCVLPRPGYLEAVREITRRHGALLIFDEVITGFRVGLGGAQARFGVIPDLTTFGKVIGAGLPVGAYGGRRDLMSLVAPEGPVYQAGTLSGNPLAMAAGLTSIRMLKRAAQEGAYDRLERYGRRLADAFCDLASKHGLNATGHAIGGMFGLFFHEGPIVDFESAKASDSSLYAAFFHEMLKEGVSLAPAQLESGFMSMVHGEDEIEQTIAAMERVFPRIAGKRG
- the hemC gene encoding hydroxymethylbilane synthase, which gives rise to MRTLRVATRRSALALTQTKHVISLLKQVVQDAEFDLVPIRTRGDEIVDRALAEVGGKGLFVGEIEDAIARADADLAVHSLKDVPFALRDGLVIGAVPRREDPRDALISRTGGGLASLPPGARVGTSSLRRQAALRRVRPDLQVEALRGNVDTRLGRLDEGRFDAIVLAASGLHRLGLAHRITEYLPTDSFVPAVGQGALAVECRADDAELLRHLRAIDDPETARSVEAERAFLARLEGGCQVPMGAYAEAFGRELRLVAFVADPAGQGHLQVERTGTDPRALGTEVAEEMLRQGAAAWLKPSRGD
- the ccsA gene encoding cytochrome c biogenesis protein CcsA — protein: MGAWYVLGMVVYAFALVWSGFSFTQWRRLSPRAGYGLFLAAFALMTVVFLGRLASLRDAADYSRGDLALFIAWLMLTVTVAMGRGSASSPVSLVLNAVGFGLALVAGGLQSQSQVPFLSASSLLALHVALAVLGDTAFAFSFSFALMHLALDARLRRRLFDRWYLHLPSLATLDSLALFMSATGAGLLFLAMITGCWWGELVLHHWLLTWPKFRVTAFCLILYISYLVWRMSRKAATRAMMLFQVICFVVVLTNLLFIGGRLP